In Blattabacterium cuenoti, the following proteins share a genomic window:
- the speB gene encoding agmatinase → MNKKTFADIPKKYSTLKNSKIVLILVPYDSNQTWKKGSKKGPEAFLSASNYMELYDIETNSEVYKKGIFIINSIKNSSISPKRMINKVKKITKKFLYEDKFVTLIGGDHSISIGSIRAFGEKYKNDLSILHMDAHADLRSIYNGNRYSHACSMYEASKKYPLVQIGIRSMDIMEINNIQKGNIFYMHEIYKSNLWMNNAINNLSKKYVYLSIDIDVLDPSIAPSTGTPEPGGLSWYTIMTFLRKVFETREVIGFDIVELLPNEKESSTDFLSAKLYYKLLSYKYEI, encoded by the coding sequence ATGAATAAAAAAACTTTCGCTGATATACCTAAAAAATATTCTACATTAAAAAATTCTAAAATAGTATTGATTTTAGTTCCATATGATTCTAATCAAACATGGAAAAAAGGTTCAAAAAAAGGACCAGAAGCTTTTTTGAGTGCATCAAATTACATGGAATTATATGATATAGAAACTAATTCTGAAGTATACAAAAAAGGAATTTTTATTATAAATTCTATTAAAAATTCTTCAATTTCTCCTAAAAGAATGATTAATAAAGTAAAAAAAATAACTAAAAAATTTCTTTATGAAGATAAATTTGTAACTCTGATAGGAGGGGATCATTCTATATCAATAGGTAGCATAAGAGCTTTTGGAGAAAAATATAAGAATGATTTAAGTATTTTACATATGGATGCTCATGCAGATCTTCGTTCTATATATAATGGGAATCGCTACAGTCATGCTTGCTCTATGTATGAAGCTTCAAAAAAATACCCATTAGTTCAAATAGGAATTAGAAGTATGGATATTATGGAAATAAATAATATTCAAAAAGGAAATATTTTTTATATGCATGAAATATATAAAAGTAACTTATGGATGAATAATGCTATTAATAATTTATCAAAAAAATACGTTTATCTCAGTATAGATATTGATGTACTTGATCCAAGTATAGCTCCTTCTACGGGAACTCCAGAGCCAGGAGGTTTATCATGGTACACTATCATGACATTCTTAAGGAAAGTTTTTGAAACAAGAGAGGTTATAGGATTTGATATAGTTGAACTATTACCAAATGAAAAAGAATCTTCTACTGATTTTTTATCAGCTAAGCTTTATTATAAATTGCTATCATATAAATATGAAATATAA
- the cmk gene encoding (d)CMP kinase: protein MKYNKHKKIILAIDGFSSSGKSTLARAISKKLKYKYLDTGAMYRSIALLAIREKVFNSDLWNIKKFIHLLKKTFQVKWNKKINEIELFLNKKNVKKSEIRSIEVSKKVSFIAKIPDIREILTSIQRNFGVEKGIVVDGRDIGTTVFPKSELKIFLKSSIEVRSYRRYQDIKKTNDNIIYDEVKKDLIYRDIMDINRKNSPLKKSVNAIEIDNTYLNIEKELNIINNLLINKIK from the coding sequence ATGAAATATAACAAACATAAAAAAATTATCTTAGCTATAGATGGTTTTTCATCATCTGGAAAAAGTACTTTAGCAAGAGCTATTTCAAAAAAATTAAAATACAAATATCTAGATACTGGAGCAATGTATAGAAGTATAGCTTTGTTAGCTATACGAGAAAAAGTTTTTAATAGTGATTTATGGAATATAAAAAAATTTATACATCTATTAAAAAAAACTTTTCAAGTAAAATGGAATAAAAAAATAAATGAAATAGAACTTTTTTTAAATAAAAAAAATGTAAAAAAATCTGAAATTAGATCAATAGAAGTTTCGAAAAAAGTAAGCTTTATAGCTAAAATACCAGATATTCGTGAAATATTAACTTCTATACAAAGAAATTTTGGAGTTGAAAAGGGGATAGTAGTAGATGGAAGAGATATTGGAACTACAGTTTTTCCTAAATCAGAACTAAAAATTTTCTTAAAGAGTTCAATAGAAGTAAGATCTTACAGAAGATATCAAGACATTAAGAAAACAAATGATAATATTATTTACGATGAAGTAAAGAAAGATTTAATTTATAGAGATATAATGGATATTAATCGAAAAAATTCTCCATTAAAAAAGTCTGTTAATGCAATAGAAATAGATAATACATATCTAAACATTGAGAAAGAATTAAATATTATTAATAATTTATTAATAAATAAGATTAAATAA
- the fabG gene encoding 3-oxoacyl-[acyl-carrier-protein] reductase, which translates to MKLLNRKVAIVTGGSGDIGKSIIETFVQHGANVIFTFLSSENEAKKLSTKFSNFVESYKIDLSDFNSSENLVKYVIKKYGSIDILVNNAGIIKDNFLLRTSKEDWEKVIKTNLFSVFNLTKHVVFPMMKQKKGSIINMSSVIGLIGNIGQASYAASKAGIIGFTKSIARELGKKNIRCNAVAPGYIYTKMNFHLQSKMKESWIRNIPLKRPGMPQDVANCSLFLASDLSDYITGAVLNVNGGLI; encoded by the coding sequence ATGAAATTATTAAATAGAAAAGTTGCTATAGTTACAGGAGGATCTGGTGATATAGGAAAATCTATAATAGAAACTTTTGTACAACATGGAGCAAATGTAATTTTTACATTTTTATCATCAGAAAATGAAGCAAAAAAATTATCTACAAAATTTTCAAATTTTGTAGAATCATATAAGATTGATCTTTCAGATTTTAATTCTTCAGAAAATCTAGTAAAATATGTTATCAAAAAATATGGATCCATAGATATTTTGGTAAATAATGCTGGTATTATAAAAGATAATTTTTTACTTAGAACTTCTAAAGAAGACTGGGAAAAAGTTATAAAAACTAATCTATTTTCTGTTTTTAATTTAACAAAACATGTTGTTTTCCCTATGATGAAACAAAAAAAAGGTAGTATTATTAATATGAGTTCTGTTATAGGATTAATAGGAAATATTGGACAGGCAAGTTATGCAGCATCTAAAGCTGGAATCATTGGATTTACAAAATCAATAGCTAGAGAATTAGGAAAAAAAAACATACGTTGCAATGCTGTTGCTCCTGGATATATATATACAAAAATGAATTTTCATCTTCAATCTAAAATGAAAGAAAGTTGGATAAGAAATATTCCATTAAAAAGACCTGGGATGCCACAAGATGTTGCTAATTGTAGTTTATTTCTTGCTTCTGATTTATCTGATTATATTACTGGAGCTGTATTGAATGTAAATGGAGGATTAATTTGA
- the menD gene encoding 2-succinyl-5-enolpyruvyl-6-hydroxy-3-cyclohexene-1-carboxylic-acid synthase, with amino-acid sequence MNFKMYSDKKIVQSLGEILISKYIFNIIISPGSRNAPIIIHFAQHKLFNTYSIVDERCAGFFALGIAQRIRKPVVINCTSGSAVVNYYPSITEAFYQNIPLIIITADRPKEIIDIYDGQSIHQYNIFQEHVEMSIQLTEDQSVSGLWYNEKLINESINNCFLNKRPVHINIPFSEPLYQTTNHLKVNPKIINSIPTKNYIIKSSSIYKKEKCLWKKNEKKMILLGLCHIDNNVKKLLIKFSKDPSIVIFSETTSNITNNKFFFSSIDELIFNMNIEDWIKLKPHILITIGINIISKKIKYLLRKYPPIYHWHIGENIIKYPDTYYRLTTYWPISPKYFFKNFCNYINIYSHSDYKYKWEKIRRKRKIKQKIFLKKEKSFSDLKVLFLIFESIPNNSILQLGNSMIIRYYQLFDKKKESIMSYCNRGTSGIDGCVSTAIGMSVSISKKFVTLIVGDISFFYDSNALWNNYTPNNFRIILINNRGGNIFRFISGIRIPEKIFNFFETKHIFSAKKICKMHNFRYEEASNYNSLKKKLSFFWNHSNQPFLLEIKTHRYDNAKILKEYLLS; translated from the coding sequence TTGAATTTTAAAATGTATTCAGATAAAAAAATAGTACAAAGTTTAGGTGAAATTTTAATTTCAAAATACATTTTTAATATTATTATATCTCCAGGATCTAGAAACGCACCTATTATAATACATTTTGCACAACATAAACTATTCAATACCTATAGTATTGTAGACGAAAGGTGTGCTGGATTTTTTGCTTTAGGAATAGCTCAAAGGATAAGGAAACCAGTTGTTATAAATTGTACTTCAGGTTCAGCAGTTGTAAATTATTATCCTTCAATAACAGAAGCATTTTATCAAAATATTCCATTAATTATTATTACTGCAGATCGTCCTAAAGAGATAATAGATATTTATGATGGGCAATCAATTCATCAATATAATATTTTTCAAGAACATGTAGAAATGTCCATACAATTAACAGAAGATCAATCCGTATCAGGATTGTGGTATAATGAAAAATTAATTAATGAATCTATAAATAACTGTTTTTTGAATAAAAGACCTGTACATATTAATATCCCCTTTTCAGAACCACTTTATCAAACTACTAATCATTTAAAAGTAAATCCTAAAATTATAAATAGTATTCCTACAAAAAACTATATAATAAAATCATCATCTATTTATAAAAAAGAAAAATGTTTATGGAAAAAAAACGAAAAAAAAATGATTTTATTGGGATTATGTCATATTGATAATAATGTAAAAAAACTTTTAATAAAATTTAGTAAAGATCCATCTATTGTAATTTTTTCAGAAACAACATCTAACATTACAAACAATAAATTTTTTTTCTCAAGCATAGATGAACTTATATTTAACATGAATATTGAAGATTGGATCAAATTAAAACCTCATATTTTAATAACTATTGGTATTAATATTATATCTAAAAAAATAAAATATTTATTGAGAAAATACCCTCCAATATATCATTGGCATATAGGAGAAAATATTATAAAATATCCAGATACTTATTATAGATTAACTACATATTGGCCTATTTCTCCAAAATATTTCTTTAAAAATTTTTGTAATTATATAAATATTTATTCACATTCAGATTATAAATATAAATGGGAAAAAATAAGAAGAAAAAGAAAAATTAAACAAAAAATTTTTTTAAAAAAAGAAAAAAGTTTTTCAGACTTAAAAGTTCTTTTTTTAATATTTGAATCAATTCCAAATAATTCTATCCTTCAATTAGGAAATAGTATGATCATAAGATATTATCAGTTATTTGATAAGAAAAAAGAATCAATTATGTCCTATTGTAATCGTGGAACTTCAGGAATAGATGGATGTGTTTCTACCGCTATAGGAATGTCTGTAAGTATTAGTAAAAAATTTGTAACACTAATTGTTGGAGATATAAGCTTCTTTTATGATAGCAATGCTTTATGGAACAATTATACCCCAAATAATTTTCGGATTATTCTTATTAATAATAGAGGAGGAAATATATTCAGATTTATTTCTGGAATAAGGATTCCAGAAAAAATATTCAATTTTTTTGAAACAAAACATATTTTTTCGGCAAAAAAAATATGTAAAATGCATAATTTTAGATATGAAGAAGCTTCAAATTATAACTCTCTGAAAAAAAAACTGTCATTTTTTTGGAATCACTCCAATCAACCCTTTCTTTTAGAAATAAAAACTCATAGATATGATAATGCGAAAATATTAAAGGAATATCTATTATCTTAA
- a CDS encoding SanA/YdcF family protein → MRKTHDSIKFIPYSTYGVVLGTSKYLHGGGVNKYFKHRIDAASYLFHHNKIRYIIVSGDNREKNYNEPKMMKKELIKKGIPSDFIYEDFYGINTLYSVLRVYKIFHQKKFTIISQKFHNERAIFIGNCLGLEVIGFNAKSINYDGKIQIREFFARIKALWDIFLILKESFLSDLRS, encoded by the coding sequence GTGAGAAAAACTCATGATAGTATAAAATTTATTCCATATAGTACATATGGTGTTGTATTGGGGACTTCTAAATATTTACATGGGGGTGGGGTAAACAAATATTTTAAGCATAGAATAGATGCAGCAAGTTATCTTTTTCATCACAATAAAATACGATATATTATTGTAAGTGGAGATAATAGAGAAAAAAATTATAATGAACCAAAAATGATGAAAAAGGAACTTATAAAAAAAGGAATTCCTTCTGATTTTATTTACGAAGATTTTTATGGTATTAATACTTTATATTCTGTATTGAGAGTGTATAAAATATTTCATCAAAAAAAATTTACAATTATATCTCAAAAATTTCATAATGAGAGAGCTATTTTTATTGGTAATTGTTTAGGATTGGAGGTTATAGGTTTTAATGCAAAAAGTATAAATTATGATGGAAAGATACAAATAAGAGAATTTTTTGCTAGAATTAAAGCTTTATGGGATATATTTTTAATATTAAAGGAATCTTTTTTAAGTGACTTAAGATCTTAA
- the secA gene encoding preprotein translocase subunit SecA, with protein MSFIKKILNKLLENKNEKDLKEVRKILFQIKEEEKSIFSLSDDELRNKTQEFKKTIRKHTKKFREKEKKLLETIKEKPHSIEFIEKINLDIKKIRDKSYKIEQEILMSFLPSAFAIIKETSKRFKEKKQLVVKTTLFDKELSKIKPYLLLDGEYTFWKNEWNAYGKKIIWDMVHYDVQLMGGIVLHQGKIAEMATGEGKTFVATLTAYLNALSGRGVHIVTVNDYLSKRDANWMSPLMEFHQLRVDCIDCYPSFNIKMRKKAYEADITYGTNNEFGFDYLRDNMARSKEELVQRELNYAIIDEIDSVLIDEARTPLVISGPVNSKIDNKNEFELLKDKVEILVKQQNLVVNSLLQESKNLINNGDKKLGGFKLFQSYRGLPKKKFLIKFLSEENIRFILQKIEGQYLQDQGREMYKVDKDLYFVIDEKNNTVELTDKGIEFLSRNVEDISFFVLPDINLELTELENKNFSKEKEIEEKEKLLENFSIKSRRIHTINLLLKAFTLFEKDVDYVVLNDKVKIVDEQTGRIMEGRRYSDGLHQAIEAKERVRIESSTQTFATITLQNYFRMYKKISGMTGTAETESGEFWHIYKLDVVVIPTDKPIKRKDLQDLVFKTKREKYNAIIEKIISLSQKDKRPVLVGTTSVEVSEFLGRALKFRKVSHNVLNAKLHEKEADIIVKAGFPGAVTIATNMAGRGTDIKLSKEVIENGGLAVLGTERHDSRRVDNQLRGRSGRQGDPGSSQFYVSLEDNLIRLFIDSERLSKLMDRFGHKEGDIIQHPLLTKSIEKAQKKIEDNNFSIRKRLLDYDDVINKQREFIYKKRKNALCGHELSLDISNMIYVLLDIIINVNKSINNLKNIEYEFIHIFGIKFPFQEEEFLLYKKFDCVNKLHDYIIEFYERKKEKIIYKNIIPIISNNNITENNIEKYQIQTIFTDGNHNIITTSNLKKFYETKGKSLFSILEKKTILCFMDEKWKEHLRDVDNLRHSVQNAVFEQKDPLVVYKQNAFNLFQEKVYEINRKVISFLLKSHIIISDILCITNNNLKIDTIKGKDRKKIGRNNKVNILHLITGKTKKIKFKQVGSFLENGEWIIEGDFYQKT; from the coding sequence ATGAGTTTTATTAAAAAAATACTAAATAAATTATTAGAAAATAAAAATGAAAAAGACCTAAAGGAGGTTAGAAAAATTTTATTTCAAATTAAAGAAGAAGAGAAAAGTATATTTTCTTTATCTGATGATGAATTAAGAAATAAAACTCAGGAGTTTAAAAAAACTATACGGAAGCATACAAAAAAATTTCGTGAGAAAGAAAAAAAATTATTAGAAACGATAAAAGAAAAACCTCATTCTATTGAATTTATAGAAAAAATTAATTTAGATATAAAGAAAATAAGAGATAAATCTTATAAAATAGAACAAGAAATTCTTATGAGTTTCTTACCTAGTGCTTTCGCTATTATTAAAGAAACATCTAAAAGATTTAAAGAAAAAAAACAACTTGTTGTAAAAACAACACTTTTTGATAAAGAATTATCAAAAATTAAACCTTATCTATTATTAGATGGAGAATATACATTTTGGAAAAATGAGTGGAATGCATATGGAAAGAAAATAATTTGGGATATGGTACACTATGATGTCCAATTAATGGGAGGAATAGTTTTACACCAAGGAAAAATAGCAGAGATGGCTACAGGTGAAGGAAAAACTTTTGTAGCAACTTTAACTGCTTATTTGAATGCTCTTTCAGGAAGAGGAGTGCACATTGTTACTGTGAATGATTATTTATCTAAAAGAGATGCAAATTGGATGTCTCCTCTAATGGAATTTCATCAATTAAGAGTTGATTGTATTGATTGTTATCCTTCATTTAATATAAAAATGCGAAAAAAAGCTTACGAAGCAGATATTACTTATGGGACAAATAACGAATTTGGATTTGATTATCTTCGTGATAATATGGCTCGTTCTAAGGAAGAACTGGTTCAAAGAGAATTAAATTATGCTATTATAGATGAAATAGATTCTGTTCTAATAGATGAAGCTCGGACTCCTTTAGTTATATCAGGTCCTGTTAATTCTAAAATTGATAATAAAAATGAATTTGAGCTATTAAAAGATAAAGTAGAAATTCTTGTAAAACAACAAAATTTAGTGGTTAATAGTTTATTGCAAGAATCTAAAAATTTAATAAATAATGGAGATAAAAAATTAGGAGGATTTAAATTATTTCAATCATATAGAGGTTTACCAAAAAAAAAATTTTTAATTAAATTTTTAAGTGAAGAAAATATTCGTTTTATTTTACAAAAAATAGAAGGTCAATATTTACAGGATCAAGGTAGAGAAATGTATAAAGTAGATAAAGATCTTTATTTTGTTATAGATGAAAAAAATAATACTGTTGAATTAACAGATAAAGGAATTGAATTTTTATCTAGAAATGTAGAAGATATCAGTTTTTTTGTTTTACCGGATATAAATCTAGAATTGACTGAATTAGAAAATAAAAATTTTTCAAAAGAAAAAGAAATAGAAGAAAAAGAAAAACTACTGGAAAATTTTTCTATAAAATCAAGAAGAATACATACTATTAATCTGCTTCTTAAAGCATTTACTTTATTTGAAAAAGATGTTGATTATGTCGTTTTAAACGACAAAGTTAAAATAGTAGATGAACAAACAGGACGTATTATGGAAGGAAGACGTTATTCTGATGGATTACATCAAGCTATAGAAGCAAAAGAACGTGTTAGAATAGAATCATCAACTCAAACTTTTGCTACAATAACTTTACAGAATTATTTTAGAATGTATAAAAAGATATCAGGAATGACAGGTACTGCAGAAACGGAATCTGGAGAGTTTTGGCATATATATAAATTAGATGTAGTGGTAATTCCTACAGATAAACCTATAAAAAGAAAAGATTTACAAGATCTTGTATTTAAAACAAAACGAGAAAAATATAATGCTATTATAGAAAAAATAATTAGTTTATCTCAAAAAGATAAAAGACCAGTTCTTGTTGGAACTACTTCAGTTGAAGTTTCTGAATTTTTAGGGAGGGCTCTAAAATTTAGAAAAGTATCTCACAATGTTTTAAACGCAAAATTACATGAAAAAGAAGCTGATATAATAGTAAAAGCAGGATTTCCTGGTGCTGTAACTATAGCAACGAATATGGCTGGACGGGGAACTGATATCAAACTATCTAAAGAAGTAATAGAAAATGGTGGATTAGCAGTTTTAGGTACAGAAAGGCATGATTCTAGAAGGGTAGATAATCAATTAAGAGGTAGATCAGGAAGACAAGGAGATCCAGGAAGTTCTCAATTTTATGTTTCTCTAGAAGATAATTTAATTCGTTTATTTATTGATTCAGAAAGACTATCAAAATTAATGGATAGATTTGGACATAAAGAAGGAGATATAATACAACATCCTCTATTAACAAAATCTATTGAAAAAGCACAAAAAAAAATAGAAGATAATAATTTTAGTATTCGAAAACGTTTATTAGATTATGATGATGTTATTAATAAACAAAGAGAATTTATCTATAAAAAACGTAAAAATGCATTATGTGGACATGAATTAAGTTTAGATATTTCTAATATGATATACGTTTTATTAGATATAATAATAAATGTTAATAAGTCTATAAATAATTTAAAAAATATAGAATATGAATTTATTCATATTTTCGGAATAAAATTTCCATTTCAAGAAGAAGAATTTTTATTATACAAAAAATTTGATTGTGTTAATAAACTTCATGATTATATTATAGAATTCTATGAAAGAAAAAAAGAGAAAATAATTTATAAAAATATAATACCTATTATATCTAATAATAATATTACTGAAAATAATATAGAAAAATATCAAATACAAACCATATTTACAGATGGAAATCATAATATAATTACTACATCTAATTTGAAAAAATTTTATGAGACTAAAGGAAAATCATTATTTTCAATACTTGAAAAAAAAACTATATTATGTTTCATGGACGAAAAATGGAAAGAACATTTACGAGATGTAGATAATCTACGACATTCGGTACAAAATGCTGTTTTTGAACAAAAAGATCCTCTTGTAGTTTATAAGCAAAATGCTTTTAATCTATTCCAAGAGAAGGTTTACGAAATTAATAGAAAAGTAATTTCTTTTCTTTTAAAATCACATATAATAATCAGTGATATTTTGTGTATTACAAATAATAATCTAAAAATAGATACTATAAAGGGAAAAGATAGAAAAAAAATAGGAAGAAATAATAAAGTTAATATCCTACATTTAATTACAGGAAAAACTAAAAAGATTAAATTTAAACAAGTAGGATCATTTTTAGAAAATGGAGAATGGATAATAGAAGGAGATTTTTATCAAAAAACATGA
- a CDS encoding DUF2795 domain-containing protein, whose amino-acid sequence MYWTLELASHLEDAPWPATKEELIDFAIRTGAPLEVVENLQQLENGEGEVFESIEDIWADYPRDDEDFYWNRDEYEL is encoded by the coding sequence ATGTATTGGACTTTAGAATTAGCTTCTCATTTAGAAGACGCTCCTTGGCCTGCAACTAAGGAAGAATTAATTGATTTTGCTATTCGTACTGGGGCACCTCTTGAAGTAGTTGAAAATCTTCAGCAATTAGAAAATGGAGAAGGAGAAGTTTTTGAATCTATAGAAGATATATGGGCAGATTATCCAAGAGATGATGAAGATTTTTATTGGAATAGAGATGAATATGAGCTTTAA
- the fmt gene encoding methionyl-tRNA formyltransferase, with protein sequence MKKFPKIVFIGSSSFSLQCLKELYVKKYNIIGVITNPDNFLCRKKDKIFTPIKKYAIENKIPFLQPKNLLEDSFLKELEKWNPDIQIVVSFRVLPKKVWNLPKMGSFNLHPSLLPQYKGAAPINWVIINEETKTGLTTFFIEKKIDSGKILLQKEIKIEKKDTAGKLENRLRKVSGPLVLETLEGILNNKIKPIYQKIDASSSLKFAPKISKKDCRIQWKIHSMNYIYNKIRGLSPFPAAWTFLFINNKFLRFKIFFAEKIIEEHSFPIGLVFIMPSKMKISVKEGFLSIIEGQIEGKNRMNIKNLINGLKTYKNIFVE encoded by the coding sequence ATGAAAAAGTTTCCAAAAATTGTGTTTATAGGCTCTAGCTCTTTTTCTCTTCAATGTTTAAAAGAATTATATGTTAAAAAATATAATATTATAGGGGTCATAACAAATCCTGATAATTTTCTTTGCAGAAAAAAAGATAAAATTTTTACTCCCATAAAAAAATATGCTATAGAAAATAAAATACCTTTTTTACAACCAAAAAATCTTCTTGAAGATTCTTTTTTAAAAGAATTAGAAAAATGGAACCCTGATATACAAATAGTTGTTTCTTTTCGTGTTTTACCAAAAAAAGTATGGAATTTACCTAAAATGGGATCCTTTAATTTACATCCATCTTTACTTCCACAATATAAAGGAGCTGCTCCAATTAATTGGGTTATTATTAACGAAGAAACTAAAACTGGATTGACTACTTTTTTTATAGAAAAAAAAATAGATTCTGGTAAAATTTTATTACAAAAAGAAATTAAAATAGAAAAAAAAGATACTGCAGGAAAACTGGAGAATAGATTAAGAAAGGTTAGTGGACCTTTGGTTTTAGAAACTTTAGAAGGAATTTTAAATAATAAAATAAAACCTATTTATCAAAAAATAGATGCTAGTTCTTCATTAAAATTTGCACCAAAAATATCTAAAAAAGATTGTAGAATTCAATGGAAAATTCATTCTATGAATTACATTTATAACAAGATAAGAGGGTTAAGTCCTTTTCCTGCTGCATGGACTTTTTTATTTATTAATAATAAATTTTTAAGATTTAAAATTTTTTTTGCGGAAAAAATAATAGAAGAACATTCTTTTCCAATTGGATTAGTTTTTATCATGCCATCTAAAATGAAAATTTCAGTAAAAGAAGGATTTTTATCTATTATAGAAGGACAAATTGAAGGAAAAAATAGAATGAATATTAAAAATTTAATTAATGGATTAAAAACATATAAAAATATTTTTGTTGAATAA